Proteins from a genomic interval of Nitrospirota bacterium:
- a CDS encoding DNA topoisomerase IV subunit A, producing MAKTKLTRNGAVEKKLIGLADLVIAAAQQAKDPTMAIPIRALSNVTFNERKGLLEMGKKKQARSFFNVGMAKKFMQTILVADALSELQRAELTTSLREIYYRTKHTIQDSNENTFDTQDESDPIIEDLEVSLSALREELHVRAENGGSVVGPLVLGDDGDRVDCAKLGKGGYSVPSIVEPEYVEIRRCTADFVLLVEKGTQWNRLSEDKFWRRYNCVLLTGNGQPPRGVRRLARRLHEEYRLPVYVLVDNDPWGYYIYSVVKQGSINLAFESERMAIPKAKFIGLSSADPERYELPRNVGIKLNDKDIARAKELLNYQWFQKPAWQEEIKRMLASGLKYELDALANKDFQYLTKKYLPRKLKEKDWLD from the coding sequence CCGATTCGGGCCCTCTCGAACGTGACGTTTAACGAGCGCAAGGGCCTGCTCGAGATGGGCAAGAAGAAACAGGCGCGTTCGTTCTTCAACGTGGGTATGGCCAAAAAGTTCATGCAGACGATACTTGTGGCGGACGCGCTCTCCGAACTCCAGCGCGCGGAACTGACGACCTCGCTCAGAGAGATCTATTACCGGACCAAACATACCATTCAGGATTCGAACGAGAATACGTTCGATACCCAGGACGAATCGGACCCGATCATCGAGGATTTGGAAGTGTCGCTCTCGGCGCTCCGCGAAGAGTTGCATGTCCGCGCAGAGAATGGCGGAAGTGTCGTCGGCCCGCTTGTGCTTGGGGACGACGGCGATCGCGTCGATTGCGCCAAGCTGGGGAAAGGCGGCTACTCGGTCCCGTCGATTGTCGAGCCGGAGTATGTGGAGATCCGTCGTTGCACGGCGGATTTCGTGCTGTTGGTTGAAAAGGGTACGCAGTGGAACCGCCTTTCTGAAGACAAGTTCTGGCGGCGGTATAACTGCGTGCTGCTGACAGGAAATGGGCAACCTCCACGCGGGGTACGCCGCCTGGCGCGGCGGCTGCACGAAGAGTATCGGCTCCCGGTGTACGTCTTGGTCGATAACGACCCCTGGGGGTATTATATCTACTCCGTCGTCAAGCAGGGCTCGATCAATCTGGCCTTCGAGAGCGAACGCATGGCGATCCCCAAAGCCAAATTCATCGGTCTGTCCAGCGCCGACCCTGAACGGTACGAACTTCCGCGAAACGTCGGGATCAAGCTGAATGACAAGGATATTGCCCGCGCGAAAGAACTGCTCAACTATCAGTGGTTCCAGAAACCGGCTTGGCAGGAGGAAATCAAGCGGATGCTTGCCAGCGGACTGAAGTATGAACTGGACGCCCTCGCCAACAAAGACTTCCAGTATCTCACGAAGAAATATCTTCCGCGGAAACTGAAAGAGAAGGATTGGCTGGACTAG
- a CDS encoding thioredoxin family protein: MPNIVLLVSPSCGACPSAKSLWKQLRVKYSFGYREVDITTEDGRSLADRHSVRAVPATIIDGRLTFVGVPSRESAEKALLLKMKPRD; encoded by the coding sequence ATGCCGAACATTGTGCTGTTAGTCTCGCCGAGCTGTGGGGCTTGCCCCTCGGCAAAGAGTCTCTGGAAGCAACTTCGAGTCAAGTATAGCTTCGGCTATCGAGAGGTGGATATCACCACCGAGGATGGACGGAGCCTGGCCGATCGGCATTCGGTGAGGGCGGTGCCAGCTACGATTATCGATGGGCGATTGACCTTTGTCGGGGTGCCCAGTCGCGAGAGTGCCGAGAAGGCCTTGCTGCTCAAAATGAAACCGCGCGACTAA
- a CDS encoding PD-(D/E)XK nuclease family protein, producing MLRIVTGPFHPALDRAFVEDIRSCKADHPFAPLAVIVPSAALVEQLKQSLTHHEPRAFLNIHFLTFHQLALRLRDDCGGEAGAGPAPPLQLVDDFFFEQLVRQVVRRQLPGLEPLTRLPASPGTWKGLWATVRDLKDAVVDPATALKALSEGVFEEDDRTWLRALFTLHAATMEASRSLGIGSPDDLAATLGLDLSGTSFIRGMHRLFYYGFYDLSQVQLSFFQSVIRAAPTTLYFPLQNSPAFFFARQFFERHLLPLADSHEDRSGKGDPTITSERVELSVTHVIGVEEELATVCREILTLVEVNGYRFDEIGVVARTLEPYQARLESVFVHHLVPFTTTAGKPLSREPLIKVLLRLASLPLNDFDRSAMLDVVTSPFYRIPGNDSSTAGFRPDIWRSLVYTLGITKGEEEWRRLAESASSSILRDAAAARDEDDDQIRGETGQALQLTSLWELVSRLIQDCRALPAEGSIGTLTEAFVMLVQSHVSVPGLSDLSSHESPEPSDLTKVGSLIRSALDRLRELDPLGGDLSWREWVELFQRVVDETRIPIDEERHQGVQVLDAMTARGRNVRALFVLGMNEKLFPRYVREDPFLRDRQRVVLESTLGYKIDEKLAGHEEEVLLFELLSRSATNRLYLSYQRADEAGRVMAPSGFIAMAMRDPRFVGKPEESVPRRLTQRISAQPSIQDLLPAEELSLGCLLQGHDAGPVLEVMGRDLRLFEQGLATLKIIERESPELGPFDGIIGVQAATSPAAARRSFSPTALERYATCPFQYFADKVLKLEPVRRLQQDHLPPLTIGSLVHESLRLSYERLVLLEWPDGPLTEARLQSTVQEAVLARFAAHAASQGTRHALLWTMACEQVTALVLAAVASDQAEYLATGFRPVAFEAVAQGIVQLESDGPTVSLKIHGTLDRVDYRSDPPALRIVDYKFKQGNEISPVDRNLALSAVRGFRLQPPLYARMTLPSLPAATEVQLLFLAPQWKQQISRSTFEAGLWTGHTGALIGQTLSALIQGIANREFFILPDGYCDYCEFSGACRRHDAMAWWRSYRSPQARVLRKLRKQKVQDE from the coding sequence ATGCTTCGCATCGTCACCGGACCTTTCCATCCAGCGCTTGATCGTGCCTTCGTCGAGGACATTCGCTCCTGTAAGGCCGATCATCCGTTTGCTCCGCTCGCCGTCATTGTTCCTTCGGCCGCTCTCGTCGAACAGCTGAAACAGTCCCTCACGCATCACGAGCCGCGAGCCTTCCTCAATATCCATTTTCTGACGTTCCACCAGCTCGCCCTCCGACTGCGTGACGATTGCGGGGGGGAGGCCGGGGCCGGTCCCGCTCCACCCCTACAACTGGTCGATGATTTCTTCTTTGAACAATTGGTGCGACAGGTGGTTCGGCGTCAGCTTCCCGGGCTCGAGCCGCTCACGCGATTGCCTGCGTCACCAGGAACGTGGAAGGGCCTCTGGGCGACAGTCCGCGACTTGAAAGATGCGGTGGTCGATCCGGCGACGGCCTTGAAGGCGCTCTCGGAAGGGGTGTTCGAGGAAGACGATCGAACCTGGCTCCGTGCCCTGTTCACCCTGCATGCCGCAACAATGGAGGCCAGCCGATCGCTCGGGATTGGTTCCCCCGATGACTTGGCTGCCACACTCGGGCTGGATCTCTCCGGCACTTCGTTTATTCGCGGGATGCACCGCCTGTTCTACTATGGTTTCTACGACCTCTCGCAGGTCCAACTCTCATTTTTTCAATCGGTGATCCGCGCCGCCCCGACGACGTTATACTTCCCGCTGCAGAACTCCCCGGCATTTTTCTTTGCGCGCCAATTTTTCGAGCGACATCTCCTTCCGTTGGCAGATAGCCATGAGGATCGGAGCGGGAAAGGGGACCCCACCATCACATCGGAACGGGTCGAGCTTTCCGTCACCCATGTGATCGGGGTCGAGGAGGAGTTAGCGACGGTCTGCCGTGAGATCCTGACGTTGGTCGAGGTGAACGGCTATCGTTTCGACGAGATCGGTGTGGTGGCCCGCACGTTGGAGCCTTACCAGGCCAGACTGGAATCGGTATTCGTTCATCATCTGGTGCCGTTCACGACGACGGCGGGGAAGCCGCTGTCGCGTGAACCATTGATCAAAGTCCTCTTGCGCCTGGCCTCGCTCCCGCTGAATGACTTCGACCGTTCCGCCATGCTGGACGTGGTCACGTCGCCCTTCTACCGCATACCGGGGAACGATTCCTCGACCGCCGGTTTTCGGCCCGATATCTGGCGTTCCCTCGTCTACACCTTGGGGATTACGAAAGGGGAGGAAGAGTGGAGGCGGTTGGCAGAGTCGGCCAGTTCGTCGATCCTCCGCGATGCCGCGGCAGCGCGTGACGAAGACGACGACCAGATAAGGGGCGAGACTGGCCAGGCTCTTCAGCTCACATCTTTGTGGGAGCTCGTATCGCGATTGATTCAGGATTGCCGGGCGCTTCCGGCGGAAGGATCGATCGGCACATTGACCGAAGCCTTCGTCATGCTGGTTCAATCTCATGTGTCTGTGCCTGGCTTGTCCGATCTGTCGTCGCATGAGTCACCTGAACCGTCCGATCTTACCAAGGTTGGCTCGCTGATACGGTCCGCGCTGGACCGGCTGCGTGAATTAGATCCGCTAGGAGGGGACCTCTCTTGGAGGGAGTGGGTTGAATTATTCCAACGGGTAGTAGACGAAACCCGCATACCGATCGACGAGGAGCGGCACCAGGGCGTTCAGGTGCTGGATGCCATGACTGCCCGTGGCAGGAACGTCCGAGCGCTCTTTGTGCTTGGCATGAATGAAAAACTCTTTCCGCGATATGTTCGTGAGGACCCCTTTCTGCGCGACCGCCAACGCGTCGTGTTGGAATCGACGTTGGGCTATAAGATCGATGAGAAGTTAGCCGGGCATGAGGAAGAAGTCCTGTTATTTGAGCTCCTCAGCCGTTCGGCCACCAATCGACTGTATCTGTCGTACCAGCGAGCCGATGAAGCCGGGCGAGTCATGGCGCCGTCCGGCTTCATTGCTATGGCGATGCGCGATCCACGATTTGTCGGAAAGCCGGAAGAATCGGTCCCTCGACGGCTGACTCAGCGGATCAGTGCACAGCCCTCGATCCAAGACCTCTTACCGGCCGAAGAATTGTCCTTGGGTTGCCTCTTGCAGGGCCACGATGCAGGACCAGTACTTGAGGTCATGGGGCGGGACCTGCGTCTCTTCGAGCAAGGCCTCGCAACCTTGAAGATCATTGAGAGGGAATCCCCGGAGCTCGGTCCGTTCGACGGGATTATCGGCGTTCAGGCCGCAACGTCACCGGCTGCTGCGAGACGGAGTTTTTCGCCGACAGCGTTAGAGCGTTATGCGACCTGCCCCTTCCAATATTTCGCGGATAAAGTTCTCAAGTTGGAGCCTGTGCGGCGGCTTCAGCAGGACCATCTGCCTCCCTTAACGATCGGGAGCCTGGTTCATGAATCTCTTCGGCTGAGCTATGAGAGACTGGTGTTGCTCGAGTGGCCTGATGGACCGCTGACCGAGGCCAGACTGCAATCCACAGTGCAGGAAGCCGTCCTCGCTCGCTTTGCCGCCCATGCGGCAAGTCAGGGGACGAGGCATGCGTTACTCTGGACCATGGCCTGTGAGCAGGTGACAGCGTTGGTGTTGGCCGCTGTGGCCTCCGACCAGGCAGAATATCTGGCAACCGGGTTCCGCCCCGTTGCGTTTGAAGCGGTAGCTCAAGGAATCGTCCAGCTGGAATCCGATGGGCCAACGGTTTCGCTGAAGATTCACGGGACCTTGGACCGTGTCGATTATCGATCTGATCCGCCTGCGCTTCGTATCGTGGATTATAAGTTTAAGCAGGGAAATGAAATCAGCCCTGTGGATCGAAACCTCGCCCTGTCGGCGGTGCGCGGATTCCGTCTGCAACCGCCGCTGTATGCTCGCATGACACTGCCGTCGCTACCAGCCGCAACCGAGGTGCAATTGCTCTTCCTGGCTCCGCAATGGAAGCAGCAGATTTCTCGCTCGACGTTTGAGGCCGGACTCTGGACAGGCCACACCGGTGCGCTGATCGGGCAGACCCTCTCTGCCCTGATCCAGGGTATCGCGAACAGAGAATTCTTTATTCTCCCCGATGGGTATTGCGACTACTGCGAGTTCTCCGGTGCCTGTCGTCGCCATGATGCCATGGCCTGGTGGCGCTCCTATCGTTCCCCCCAGGCCCGAGTCTTACGCAAGTTGAGAAAGCAAAAAGTACAGGATGAGTGA